The segment AGTCCAATGAGCTCATGAATTGGCAATCGGCAAGTGTCTTCGCATTTATCATGATTCTTCTTTCTGCAGGCATTATGAAATTAATGACCTACTTAAGTCATAAAGTTGATCAAAGGTGGATGTCTCATGAATAAAAGTCGTTTTCTCGATTGCATTGCTTATCTTGCGATAAGTTTTATTGGAATTCCTTTGATAATCATCACGGTGACAGCTTTTGGAGAAGCTCCGATTATTCAATTTCCAATTCAAGGATTTACGTTAACTTGGTTCTCTAAAGTGTTTCAATCTCAAGTATTTATGGAAAGTTTTGTATTAAGTTTGAAAATATCTGTATTGGCTACGATTTTATGTATGGTGATTGCAATTCCAGCTTCGTATGCACTCGTGGTAAATAAAGGGAAGTGGAGTGAGCGAATTAACTCAATTTTTCTCGCACCATCATTAATACCTTCAATTGTACTCGCTTATGCACTTTTTCAATACTTAGTGATTCAGCTTCATTTAAGTTTGAATATCGCTTTAATTATTGGTCATATGTTGATTGTATTTCCTTATACGATTCGAATAATTTGTGCCTCACTTCATGAATTTGACTTAAGCATTCATGAGGCAGCTGTTGTATTGGGCTGTGGACAATTGGAAGGCTTTGTGAAAGTTGTACTTCCAAATATCAAAGATGCATTAGTATCGGCAAGCATCATGGGATTTATTAATTCGTTTAATAATTTACCCGTTTCGATGTTTCTAAAAGGTCCGGGAATGAATACATTACCTGGGGCGCTCATGAATCATATTGAGTATAATTTTGATCCAGTAGTGAGTGCATTATCTGTTATTCTTATGGCATTTACAATGGTACTGATGTTTGTCATGGACAAAGGATTGAGTAAAAAAGGAGCGAATGTTTAATGAATTTTGCGGTATTAGATCAAATTAGTGTTTCTTATGATGGCAAACACAATGTGCTTCAAGATTTAGATTTAGAGATAAGAGAAGGGAACTTTTATCTCTACTTGGACCATCAGGGGGCGGTAAATCTACAAAGTTACGTACCATTGCAGGATTTAATGCAATTCGGACGGGAACATTTTATGTAGAAGATAAAAGAATGAATGAGGTTAAAACAAATGAACGAGATTTTGGAATGGTGTTTCAAAGTTATGCGTTATTTCCTCATTTAAGCATTCGTGAAAATATTGCCTTTGGGTTAAAACAACGAAAGGTAAATCGTGGCATGATTGCAAGTGAGGTTGAAGGAATGGCCCGTATTTGCGGTTTAACAGAACTGCTCGATCGTTATCCAGGTCAATTATCCGGAGGCCAGCAACAGCGTGTTGCACTCGCTCGAGCCCTTGTTATTAAGCCGAAGTTATTACTGCTTGATGAGCCCTTGAGTAATCTTGATGCTCAACTTAGGATTCAAATGCGGGAGGAAATACGACGAATACAACAAGAACTGAAGATTACTACTGTATTTGTGACCCATGATCAAGATGAGTGTTTTGCGATAAGTGATCGTGTTGCAATTATGAATAACGGCAAAATTGAACAACTGGACACACCTGAAGTGATTTATTCAAGTCCTCAAACGCATTATGTGGCGGAATTTGTTGGATTTGAAAACATAAAACCAATCGAAGATTTCAAGTTTTTAAATAATGGACAAGGTCTCATTGCTTCAAAAGATTATGTGTCGTCAAAATCGTTTGGTATTAGACCTTCAGACCTCATGCTCGGTTCGGGAATTAATGAAATGTCAGGACTCATTAGTTCTGTTGCATACCTAGGGAGTTGTTATCAATATCAATTAGAGACTGAATGTGGTGCATTTAAATTATGCACACAAGAAAAACTTCAGATTCATTCAGTCGTATCGTTTAGAATAAATCCAGAATCAATTGTCTTTATTTAGGAGGAAAATATGAAAAAGAAAATTGCATTAGCGCTTGTATTATTAATGGTAAGTGGATGTTCTCAAAAAAAAGAGACTCAAGAATTAGTTGTATCCTGATGGGGACTTAGTGAAGAAGTCTTAAGAAATGAGGTTTTTAAACCGTTTGAAGAAATGCATAATGTAAAGATTGTTTTAGACAGCGGTAGTACTTCAGAACGTTTTGCGAAATTCAGTAGTGGGGACAACAGTAACATTGATGTTATTGAGTTATCACAAAAAGCAGCAGATGATGGTTATCAAGCGGATTTATTTGAGAAAATAGACCTTAATAAATTGGAAAATGGATCAGCCCTCATTGATGCAGCTCAAGAAGTAACACGACGTGGTTATGGTGTACCTTATACAATAAATAGTATTGGTATCGTTTATAATACTGACACTGTTAAGGAGCCAATCGCATCATGGAAAGACTTATGGCGTGAAGATCTTGTTGGAAAAGTAGCAATCCCTGAAATTGCTTCTACATTTGGTCCTGCAATGATTCAAATGGCAAATGATTACAGTGGAGGCGATTTAAGCAGTGATAACGGTGAGAGAGCATTTGAAGGGCTA is part of the Erysipelothrix piscisicarius genome and harbors:
- a CDS encoding ABC transporter permease — its product is MNKSRFLDCIAYLAISFIGIPLIIITVTAFGEAPIIQFPIQGFTLTWFSKVFQSQVFMESFVLSLKISVLATILCMVIAIPASYALVVNKGKWSERINSIFLAPSLIPSIVLAYALFQYLVIQLHLSLNIALIIGHMLIVFPYTIRIICASLHEFDLSIHEAAVVLGCGQLEGFVKVVLPNIKDALVSASIMGFINSFNNLPVSMFLKGPGMNTLPGALMNHIEYNFDPVVSALSVILMAFTMVLMFVMDKGLSKKGANV